The DNA segment GCAGGTGGGGATCTGTCCCAGAAAGCTCAAAGAACAGACATTTAAACCAAAATTGTGCTCAAGTGATTTGTAGCTTCTGAACCCCCCTGACTAAATGAGACAAGTGAAGCCATGTCCCCTTCCAGCTCTGAAGAGGTCCAAAACACAAACAGCTTCACAAATGGTCCATCCCCAATGGCTTTCTGAAGGACCCCTGTGAGCCTCAGTAGCTCCTGGGCATCAACTCCACGCTGCCCAGACCAGGCTTGCCCTGATGCCCTATCTATTCCTACAAAAGAAAAGGACTGAGGTCCCTCCACACACCCCTCCAGGGCAactgctgccctgcccctgtACCCACTGAGGCTCATGGCTGGTGCTGTCCTTAACCAGTAGttccttcttgcttttctgCTCAGCCCTTGCCATGACTTTGGCCATGTTTCATGCTggcaacaacaaaacaaccctcAGGCAAGTGGAGGAGGTGGAACTTCCCTCAGTGATGGGATCTCTCAGAACCCAGAGCAAACTGCAGCTCACACTTCacaaacaggcagcagagagaCCAGGTCTTTTCCCGACCCAAATCCcaagtgcagctgcagctcaggccCCCAGGGAaccccagctgtcccaggctCAGACCCAACCTTACCTATCTGGTGCGGGGAGTAGGTGAGGCATCCTGTGGTGAAGATCAAGTACTTTGTCTTGCTGTTGCTGTCTGTCGGGAGCAGGTTGGGCTCAGGCGGTTTCGTTCTGTTGCGCACAAACAGCTCGGCCACCTTTGTCTCCAGCTCTGTCTCGGTCATGGCAGGCCTCACACGGCCCTCCATGATATCATCAAAGAACTGCTGCAGCCCATGCTCCGCCGGCACAGCCCCGGCATCCGGCAATTCCTGTACAGCTGGCTCCGGAGGCGGCTTGGGCTTGGCCTCTTCTTCCTCGCTGTCACTGCCGAGATCAAAGACTGGGCAGGTGGAGGAAGCAGCCAGCTGCTCCTCGTAGTCCAGGAGCAGATCCGGGGAATCATACCGGCTGCAGTCAGCCACCATCACCGTCCGGATGGTGCTGGCATTCAGGTTCTGGATTTTGAACAGTCTCTTCACTACATTCACATTCTCAGACTCGATGCCCTGTGAGCAGTGAGGAGAAGTGAGCAGGAACCACCCCACGTCACTTCCACAGTTCAAACCGAGACCCGAGCTAGCACAGGGACACTGGTGCCCACAGATCCCTTCACACTGTGTGTGGGGCACTGACACAAGAAGGGCCTCCAGCTTTGTCAGTTCTACTGAGCTCCTTCCTATCCTGGATGGAGACAGAGCgagagaaaatgtttctgcaggCAGGAAGAAGTGGAGCGaggaagcacagcagctgggcagccCTGGTGCCACCGTACCCCGAGGTCATCAGCTGGTGCTACCTGGTGCTTTacagtgcagggccaggagctggaattgATCCTTGTGGGTGCCTTCCACCTCAGCATACTCTACTTTCTATGATCAACAAGGATTTCAGGAAATCTGTGGATTTCAGGCCTCTGTGATAAGCATGAAGTAGGATCCCTCTggcccacagcagcagtggcagagaaTCCCTGCGCTCCCGGAGTGTGCTTGTACCCCTCAGCAAAGGCACCTTGGTATCTGCTCCAGACACACACAGCAGGTCCCTCTCTGCCTCActgttcccagcctgcagctctaCCCCCACACCCCTGTTATGGCCAAAGTCCTTCCTGGCCTCTCAGGGATGGAAGGGGTAATGCTGGGGTAATGCTTCAGTGTAGCACAGAGATGTGGCTGTGGGAAGGGTCTCCAGAGGATTTTACCTGGGGTTAGCATCTTgttaaaatcacaaaacatGGGGATGTGCAGGTGTGACACTGAAACAGAGGGAACACAACTGAGCAGCCCAAGTGCAGGGAGTGAATGAGCAGTTTGAGGCCAGCACACTCAGGTCCCAAGTCTCACCATGGAATCAGGAACAGCACCTGGGCCAAGAAACCTCAGCAaggccaggcagggctgagctcagcttccagctcccagcaatACCCTGAGCTACCAAGTGGGAGAAGGGCCATTGCTGGGACACACACCAGGCTACAGCAGTCCCAGGCCCAACTCAGACTAGCAAGGacctcagcagccctgctgtTGGGCAATACATGCTGTGGTGCACTGCAGCCAACTCCTCAGCCTAATTAATGTGGCAAAAGTTAATGAGATCTGAGGGCAGAGTTAGAATAGTGTAGTGAGTACCACAACACCAAGCATGGAGAAACCTCCTGTAAGGGTTGCCTTGAGCTCAGGATCCTGAGGGCAAGTCAGAGGAGACAAACAGGGAGGACAGGAGGATTGAGCCATCCTCCCCTGCAGCTTTCCCTCCCCCAGAAGCCAGCAGGAAGCTGCATTGCCTGCAAAGCTGGAAGGAAGGCAGCTCACCTGGAAAGCATTGTTCAGCCACAGGACCGAGCAGGAGGTTATGCGCCCAATCCGATGCAGATTGCCTGATATCAAATTGGTTTCATTCAGCCAGCAGCCAAATACATCATAGGGCTTATTCCTCACCCTGGAAAGCAGTGTGAAGTTCTCTGGAAGGGAAACATGAGTGTGAGGCAGTGACTTCCAGCCCTGGAGAAACCGTGTGGGACAGGGGAAGTGGATCCAGGTCTCTGTAGGAGAGGCCAACCCCtatccagctcccagccactGCTTCAGAGAAagattatttcccttttctccagaGATATGTGATGATACCTTgcacaaaggaaagcaaaataacagGGCAGTGCACAGAGCCAGAGCAAAGAGCAATCCAACCACCCATCCTTTCCCTGAGTGGGGCCCAGAGCAGGCCCTGGGGACAAGAACAAGTTAAACACATACAGAATTTCCCTCCCATCCCTGGGGCTTGAGGCTTCACCAGCCAAGACAGCTGTGCCCTCCTGATTGCTGGTACTGTGGGACTCTGCACAAAGATGGTGAGATACCAGGGTGGGGATAAGcctcacacacagagctgcagcagaagtgAAAGAGGCTCAGGTGACAAAACCTCAGAAAGCCCTGTGAGACCTAAGGGTGAGACTATGGCCACAAAGGTGATCTGAGGACTGGATCCAGCCACTCTCCTCTGTAGATGGGCTGAGAGAGCTGGCTGTGTCCAGCATGGAGAAGACCTTAGAGTCCCTcccagtgcctaaaggggctcaAGGAGAGTTGGAGAAGAAcctgggacaagggatggagggacaggacaagggggaatggcttcccactgccagaaggCTGGGTTAGATGGGATAGTGGGgggaaattgttccctgtgagggtggtgaagccctgccacaggatgcccagagaagctgtggctgcccctgtatctctggaagtgtcccaggccaggctggatgaggcttggagcaacctgggatagtggaaggtgcctcTGCCCATGACAGGAGGGTTGGAATAAGATGAGCCTTAAGGTCTtttgcaacccaaaccattctggattTCCGTTGCTCTATGCCAAGCACCACATACGCCAGAGGCAGGGCCTTCAAGATGAGTGATGTGGGTACAGTTGCCCAGACTGACACTTAGAAGAGAAGTGAGGCTAAATACACAACACACTACCTTGAGGTACTGCTGCAGTGACATGAACAGAGTTAAGGCTGTCTGTGAGGTTTCCCCTCTAGAACTGTGATTGGAACCCCTTAGCTCAGGAGTCAGGACAAGCTGAGACAAGGCTACTGCACACCCAGAGAAGAAGGGAACCCCCTCACACAGCACTCATATACCCCAGGGAGCCCCAGGGAAGCCCCACTTACCCATGCTGATCACAGCAATCTCTCCTGAGGAGGAGTTGTGAGGCCCCACAAAGACACCAGATACCAGCAGGAGGGAGTCATCAGAGTTGAACTGGGAGAACTGGGTGTAGCTCCAGTTGTATGGCCTCATgttggagctgtgctgcagggagatgTCCAGATCATTGCTCCAGATCTACAGAGATGGACAATCAGGAAGCtgctgagaagctgctgagagTGGTTCTGCTTTATCTGTTCTGCCAGTACTCACCAGgacatgaaaaacaaacattatcAAAAACCTCATTTAACTGCCTCCTACTCACTacatccctgtcccttcccctgACAGAAAATGGAGAGGGGCTAAATGAAGAACTGCTGCTTCACTGATCAGAGGAGACTGAGTTCATGCAGTGAATGGTGCTACCACAGCTGGGTTTCCACCATGTTCAGACAGATTCCTCCCAGGACAACAACTCAGGGAAAACATGATCCACTGCAGTGGATCATTATCTTCCTAGTCTTCATCAGACCCACGGCACAACAGGGCACTGATCTTCACCTAGAAAGCAAGGCACCTTGGCCACCTACACACACACTCTGGAGCTGGAATCCACAGCCCCCAAGGCTACACTTGCAAGAGTCATTAGTTCTATGGCTTAGAAGACAGCTCAGCACCCACAGGAACCAGCCCAAGTCCAGGGATGTCTGGTCAAACCTCTCCAAATACTTCCCAAAAGCTGCTCTCAGGGCTAAGCCCCACTGGACCAAGGCTGcaagggctgggcagggcaccTACCACTTTACCTTGACCGTGCAGTCCTTGGAGCATGATGCAAACAGGCAGCCAGAGTGGGAAAAGCTCAGGTGCAAAACTTGGTCATTGTGCTCCTTCAGAGCCTGCACTTCCACGCAAGGGATGGTGTCGTAGAGCCTCTGGAACTCATCGTACCAGGAgacagcacctgcagcacagagcatggACATGGGACGGGAGTGTGAGcggagggcagcagagctgggctaaACACGGCATCAGGCTTTAATAAATCAATCCTGGCTCCTGAGAGTAAGGCCAGAAGCTCTTCTGGGGCACCAACCCAGGGCTGTAGCTCAGCTACCAATCCTCAGcattttcctcagcagcttccccactcccaaacacaaaaaacccttTCTTCCAGTACACAGACTGCTCCACACcacatctctgctttccaaacCAGCAGAGCCCCTGCTGGAACAGCCTGTGCAGAGGCTCTGGCTGTCAGGCCAAAACCTTGCTCAGGACAAAACACTCCTGAGAAGGAACATGTGTTCGAGCACAACCAGATCAACCAGGTGGGACAAGAGGAAagctgggaagctgctcctcaccatacccagctctgcactgatTATCTCTGTCTTGTCTAGCGCAGAATTAAGACGGTTCCAGAAAGGGTCTGggaccaggaaaaaaacatttccatgagGTAAGAGACTTGAAGAAATGAGACAGAAGAACAGAAGCTGGGCACagtgtgctgagcacagcctgaggcACACTCACAGGAGTCTTACTGATGGACAATAAAAGGTAaataaagaagattttaaaTGAAGGGCCCAGCCAGGCAGCCTACAGACTTCTCGTAGCAGCAAATCCCAGAGAGCCAAAGAGGATTAGCCATGCATATGGATAAGGGCCAACTTTCCTAGTGACACTGAACAGGACTGAAGGATTTTTTGGAACACGCTGCAGCCCAGGAGGCACCTGGAGGGACCAGCTTGCTGCCAGCACATCCCACTGCTGCGTGAGGCTGGGCGCTTCGACCCCCTCTGAGCCTCCTGGTCCCGGCCCATCCAGCTGTGAAAAGCCT comes from the Parus major isolate Abel chromosome 17, Parus_major1.1, whole genome shotgun sequence genome and includes:
- the FBXW5 gene encoding F-box/WD repeat-containing protein 5 isoform X1, whose amino-acid sequence is MDAGCPRLPDTVLFEIFLYLDHADVLSVGLVCQQWRAVARDEFLWKELFYRYYRVSRDVPRHPGAVSWYDEFQRLYDTIPCVEVQALKEHNDQVLHLSFSHSGCLFASCSKDCTVKIWSNDLDISLQHSSNMRPYNWSYTQFSQFNSDDSLLLVSGVFVGPHNSSSGEIAVISMENFTLLSRVRNKPYDVFGCWLNETNLISGNLHRIGRITSCSVLWLNNAFQGIESENVNVVKRLFKIQNLNASTIRTVMVADCSRYDSPDLLLDYEEQLAASSTCPVFDLGSDSEEEEAKPKPPPEPAVQELPDAGAVPAEHGLQQFFDDIMEGRVRPAMTETELETKVAELFVRNRTKPPEPNLLPTDSNSKTKYLIFTTGCLTYSPHQIGIKRILPHQMTTAGPVLGEERRSDEFFDSLDHVIDIHGHIIGMGLSPDHRYLYVNSRAWPRDCVISDPMQPPPIAEEIDLHVFDLKTMKEVKRALRAHRAYTPNEECFFIFLDVSRDFVASGAEDRHGYIWDRHYNICLAKLQHDNVVNSVAFSPVEQELLLTASDDTTIKVWRSPRAVRIRQARRPRPRKLLFSWLMNQKS
- the FBXW5 gene encoding F-box/WD repeat-containing protein 5 isoform X2 gives rise to the protein MDAGCPRLPDTVLFEIFLYLDHADVLSVGLVCQQWRAVARDEFLWKELFYRYYRVSRDVPRHPGAVSWYDEFQRLYDTIPCVEVQALKEHNDQVLHLSFSHSGCLFASCSKDCTVKHSSNMRPYNWSYTQFSQFNSDDSLLLVSGVFVGPHNSSSGEIAVISMENFTLLSRVRNKPYDVFGCWLNETNLISGNLHRIGRITSCSVLWLNNAFQGIESENVNVVKRLFKIQNLNASTIRTVMVADCSRYDSPDLLLDYEEQLAASSTCPVFDLGSDSEEEEAKPKPPPEPAVQELPDAGAVPAEHGLQQFFDDIMEGRVRPAMTETELETKVAELFVRNRTKPPEPNLLPTDSNSKTKYLIFTTGCLTYSPHQIGIKRILPHQMTTAGPVLGEERRSDEFFDSLDHVIDIHGHIIGMGLSPDHRYLYVNSRAWPRDCVISDPMQPPPIAEEIDLHVFDLKTMKEVKRALRAHRAYTPNEECFFIFLDVSRDFVASGAEDRHGYIWDRHYNICLAKLQHDNVVNSVAFSPVEQELLLTASDDTTIKVWRSPRAVRIRQARRPRPRKLLFSWLMNQKS
- the FBXW5 gene encoding F-box/WD repeat-containing protein 5 isoform X4, translated to MLQGLHGQGKVHSSNMRPYNWSYTQFSQFNSDDSLLLVSGVFVGPHNSSSGEIAVISMENFTLLSRVRNKPYDVFGCWLNETNLISGNLHRIGRITSCSVLWLNNAFQGIESENVNVVKRLFKIQNLNASTIRTVMVADCSRYDSPDLLLDYEEQLAASSTCPVFDLGSDSEEEEAKPKPPPEPAVQELPDAGAVPAEHGLQQFFDDIMEGRVRPAMTETELETKVAELFVRNRTKPPEPNLLPTDSNSKTKYLIFTTGCLTYSPHQIGIKRILPHQMTTAGPVLGEERRSDEFFDSLDHVIDIHGHIIGMGLSPDHRYLYVNSRAWPRDCVISDPMQPPPIAEEIDLHVFDLKTMKEVKRALRAHRAYTPNEECFFIFLDVSRDFVASGAEDRHGYIWDRHYNICLAKLQHDNVVNSVAFSPVEQELLLTASDDTTIKVWRSPRAVRIRQARRPRPRKLLFSWLMNQKS
- the FBXW5 gene encoding F-box/WD repeat-containing protein 5 isoform X3 is translated as MLQGLHGQGKVIWSNDLDISLQHSSNMRPYNWSYTQFSQFNSDDSLLLVSGVFVGPHNSSSGEIAVISMENFTLLSRVRNKPYDVFGCWLNETNLISGNLHRIGRITSCSVLWLNNAFQGIESENVNVVKRLFKIQNLNASTIRTVMVADCSRYDSPDLLLDYEEQLAASSTCPVFDLGSDSEEEEAKPKPPPEPAVQELPDAGAVPAEHGLQQFFDDIMEGRVRPAMTETELETKVAELFVRNRTKPPEPNLLPTDSNSKTKYLIFTTGCLTYSPHQIGIKRILPHQMTTAGPVLGEERRSDEFFDSLDHVIDIHGHIIGMGLSPDHRYLYVNSRAWPRDCVISDPMQPPPIAEEIDLHVFDLKTMKEVKRALRAHRAYTPNEECFFIFLDVSRDFVASGAEDRHGYIWDRHYNICLAKLQHDNVVNSVAFSPVEQELLLTASDDTTIKVWRSPRAVRIRQARRPRPRKLLFSWLMNQKS